One stretch of Girardinichthys multiradiatus isolate DD_20200921_A chromosome 2, DD_fGirMul_XY1, whole genome shotgun sequence DNA includes these proteins:
- the dusp6 gene encoding dual specificity protein phosphatase 6, whose product MLDKLKPVVQVDSVMAISKTVSWFREQLETQRDGLLVMDCRAQELYESSHVETAINVAIPSLMLRRLKKGNLPVRSLLSDGEDRERFVRRCKTDTIVLYDEYSREWNENVDGGSVLGLLLRKMKDEGYKAFYLEGGFCKFQAEYPALCETNLDGSSNSSSSSSPTTAQVLGLGGLRISSDSSDIESDIDRDPSSATDSDGSPLSNPQPSFPVEILPHLYLGCAKDSTNLDVLEEYGIKYILNVTPNLPNLFENAGEFKYKQIPISDHWSQNLSQFFPEAISFIDEARGQKCGVLVHCLAGISRSVTVTVAYLMQKLNLSMNDAYDIVKMKKSNISPNFNFMGQLLDFERTLGLRSPCDNRMVPPSQQLYFTTPTNHNVFQLDPLQST is encoded by the exons ATGCTTGACAAGCTCAAGCCCGTCGTCCAGGTCGACTCTGTTATGGCGATCAGCAAGACGGTGAGCTGGTTCCGGGAGCAGCTGGAGACGCAGAGGGACGGCCTGCTGGTGATGGACTGCCGGGCCCAGGAGTTGTACGAGTCGTCGCACGTCGAGACGGCGATTAACGTGGCCATACCGAGTCTGATGCTGCGCCGGCTCAAGAAGGGCAACCTGCCCGTGCGGTCGCTGCTCTCCGACGGGGAGGACCGTGAGCGGTTTGTGCGCCGCTGCAAGACGGACACCATCGTGCTATACGACGAGTACAGCCGGGAGTGGAACGAGAACGTGGACGGGGGCTCGGTGTTAGGCTTGCTGCTGAGGAAAATGAAGGACGAGGGCTACAAGGCCTTTTATTTGGAGG GCGGCTTCTGCAAATTCCAGGCAGAGTATCCAGCCTTGTGCGAAACAAACCTTGACGGCTCCtctaacagcagcagcagcagctctccCACCACGGCCCAGGTGCTGGGCCTCGGCGGCCTGCGCATCAGTTCTGACTCCTCCGACATTGAATCGGACATTGACCGGGACCCGAGCAGCGCCACGGACTCGGACGGCAGCCCGCTGTCCAACCCGCAGCCCTCCTTCCCCGTGGAGATCCTGCCGCATCTGTACTTGGGCTGCGCCAAAGATTCCACGAACCTGGATGTGCTGGAGGAGTACGGGATCAAATACATCCTGAACGTGACACCCAACCTGCCCAACCTATTCGAGAACGCTGGGGAGTTTAAGTACAAGCAGATCCCCATCTCGGATCACTGGAGCCAGAACCTCTCACAGTTCTTCCCGGAGGCCATCAGCTTTATCG ATGAAGCTCGGGGTCAGAAGTGCGGCGTCCTGGTCCACTGCTTGGCTGGCATTAGCCGCTCTGTGACCGTGACGGTGGCCTACCTGATGCAGAAGCTCAACTTGTCCATGAACGATGCCTACGACATCGTCAAGATGAAGAAGTCTAACATCTCCCCCAACTTCAACTTCATGGGCCAGCTCCTGGACTTTGAGCGCACGCTGGGCCTGAGGAGCCCGTGCGACAACCGCATGGTGCCGCCGAGCCAGCAGCTCTACTTCACCACCCCCACCAACCACAATGTCTTCcagctggaccccctgcagtccACGTGA